A genomic window from Rudanella lutea DSM 19387 includes:
- a CDS encoding replication initiation protein, with amino-acid sequence MEDKRSTQLVLPLGLTYEPKHKDLVKQHWNVTFARQGRMSVTAKRIMARVIDQIRDDDFKLRPYYQFRIVDIITDAGITKETAYKEVQGALRELTAAAWEFESLDGSEWYIRHLLDTTKERAIGYKDGIITVLLNPQLEPYFIQIAHYSTYQINNYMGLKSWYSMRFFEILSAFRDTGVWCPTVEQYRQLMDCSEEKDKRGKIKRDKEGNPKMKYPDTRDLIRFTMTEPLEELAGTNLAFDFEPVYETARMTRGRKKITGFKFTLKRKQDGKIPEYWLQNTVVSKVVAGLRAWKVTDKNIALYLEDIGTKAANKLLYDWQLKENTDDRINDRVKYCNAVFVRMGKAAQERLKQEVQAALR; translated from the coding sequence ATGGAAGATAAGCGTAGCACTCAACTGGTTTTACCGCTCGGCTTGACCTATGAGCCGAAACATAAGGACTTAGTTAAACAGCACTGGAACGTAACGTTTGCCCGTCAGGGGCGTATGAGCGTTACGGCCAAACGTATCATGGCCCGCGTCATTGACCAGATACGCGACGATGATTTTAAGCTACGGCCCTACTATCAGTTCCGAATCGTGGACATCATCACCGATGCCGGGATAACGAAGGAAACGGCCTATAAAGAGGTTCAGGGGGCATTGCGTGAACTAACGGCGGCAGCATGGGAATTTGAGAGCTTGGACGGGTCAGAATGGTATATCCGGCACCTACTCGACACGACGAAAGAACGGGCTATAGGGTACAAAGATGGAATCATTACGGTACTGCTCAACCCACAGTTAGAGCCGTATTTTATCCAGATCGCCCACTACTCGACCTATCAGATTAACAACTACATGGGTCTAAAAAGCTGGTACTCGATGCGCTTCTTTGAAATTCTGTCGGCCTTCCGGGATACGGGCGTATGGTGTCCGACGGTTGAACAGTATCGCCAGCTTATGGACTGTTCCGAGGAGAAAGACAAGCGCGGCAAGATTAAGCGAGACAAGGAGGGGAACCCAAAGATGAAGTACCCTGATACCCGCGACCTGATCCGGTTCACCATGACAGAGCCGTTAGAGGAGTTGGCCGGTACGAACCTGGCGTTTGACTTCGAGCCGGTGTACGAGACTGCCCGCATGACGCGGGGCCGCAAGAAGATAACCGGCTTTAAGTTCACCCTGAAACGTAAACAGGATGGTAAGATACCGGAGTACTGGCTACAAAATACGGTAGTTTCTAAGGTTGTGGCCGGCCTGCGGGCTTGGAAGGTAACAGATAAAAATATTGCCCTCTATCTGGAAGACATAGGAACCAAAGCGGCTAATAAGCTACTGTACGACTGGCAGTTAAAGGAAAACACCGACGACCGGATAAACGACCGGGTGAAGTACTGTAACGCCGTGTTTGTCCGAATGGGTAAGGCTGCTCAGGAACGACTAAAACAGGAGGTTCAGGCGGCTTTAAGATAA
- a CDS encoding helix-turn-helix domain-containing protein has translation MSLRVKFGLVVKALRKEQKLSQEELAEKAGLHRTYIGMIERGEKNVTLENIHKISQALNVSLPVLFGRMPE, from the coding sequence TTGAGCCTACGTGTAAAATTTGGACTGGTCGTTAAAGCTCTAAGAAAAGAGCAAAAACTATCCCAAGAAGAACTTGCGGAGAAGGCGGGTTTGCATAGGACATACATAGGTATGATTGAGAGGGGCGAGAAAAACGTAACCCTTGAAAACATACATAAAATTTCCCAAGCATTAAACGTCTCTCTCCCTGTTCTATTTGGCCGAATGCCGGAGTAG
- a CDS encoding DNA cytosine methyltransferase — MQTSLFDLVSIVEEAPSKVKKSRLSKGARDATSRYTSLKNQLDADKISNGNWGVVDTTKVSDEPTNATFIDLFSGAGGMSVGVRSAGFKKVASVEIDKDASNTIRRNFPESIHFETPIEELTESVLEEKLGGTKVNVIFGGPPCQGFSVAGLRNPNDPRNKLFREYIRFVKHFQPEFVVMENVPGILTMEGGTVYREIIKQFAEAGYPDMTARILEAATFGVPQLRTRAIFVGNRLGLENPYPKEIFSKENYKSIESAIDDLKLVPRNPTINHEWTKHSEEFEQRIANVPHGGSLYETFRDAFKRQYKGVPSMAVKENHGGCHIHYELNRVLSAREMARLQTFPDDFVFSGTFKRAYWQIGNAVPCLMAKHIALAVKAKLLTYNT, encoded by the coding sequence ATGCAAACATCACTTTTTGACCTCGTATCAATAGTTGAGGAAGCACCCAGCAAGGTGAAAAAATCCAGACTGTCAAAAGGGGCCAGAGATGCAACAAGTAGATACACATCACTAAAGAACCAACTCGATGCTGATAAAATCTCTAATGGTAATTGGGGTGTAGTTGACACGACAAAGGTTTCTGATGAACCTACGAACGCGACATTTATAGACTTGTTTTCAGGAGCGGGCGGTATGTCTGTTGGCGTGAGGTCTGCCGGATTTAAGAAGGTCGCCAGCGTTGAGATAGACAAAGACGCATCAAATACAATCCGCAGAAATTTTCCTGAAAGTATACACTTTGAAACTCCTATTGAAGAGCTAACCGAGAGCGTATTAGAGGAAAAGTTAGGCGGAACAAAAGTAAACGTAATCTTTGGGGGGCCTCCTTGTCAGGGTTTTTCTGTTGCAGGTTTAAGAAATCCTAACGACCCGAGGAACAAGCTATTTCGGGAGTATATACGCTTTGTAAAGCATTTTCAACCTGAGTTTGTGGTAATGGAAAACGTACCCGGTATTCTTACTATGGAGGGGGGAACCGTTTACCGTGAGATCATCAAACAGTTTGCCGAAGCCGGATATCCAGATATGACCGCTCGAATATTAGAAGCGGCAACCTTCGGCGTACCACAGCTTAGAACAAGAGCCATATTTGTAGGTAATCGGCTTGGGTTAGAAAATCCTTATCCCAAAGAAATATTCTCAAAAGAGAATTACAAGTCAATAGAAAGTGCTATTGATGATTTAAAATTAGTCCCTCGCAATCCTACAATTAACCACGAATGGACGAAGCATTCTGAAGAGTTCGAGCAGCGTATTGCAAATGTTCCACATGGTGGATCTCTCTACGAGACTTTCAGAGACGCTTTTAAACGCCAATACAAGGGCGTTCCAAGTATGGCCGTGAAGGAAAATCACGGTGGTTGTCATATTCATTATGAATTAAATAGGGTGCTATCTGCGCGCGAGATGGCCAGGTTACAAACCTTTCCTGATGATTTTGTCTTTAGTGGCACATTTAAGAGGGCGTATTGGCAGATTGGTAATGCCGTTCCTTGCTTAATGGCCAAGCATATAGCATTAGCAGTGAAGGCCAAACTCTTAACGTATAACACATAA